In Paenibacillus dendritiformis, the DNA window AGGTCCGGTAAAGATATAGCTATCGTCAAGCTTGTCCGACTCCGGTTGGAAATCGCGGCTTGTAAATACAATTTTAAATTGCCCATACTGGCGGGTAATATCTTCAATGGCGGGCACGGCTACGTTGCAGGCCCGCGCGACGCTCTGCGCCGCCTTCTCCACTCTGGCATAAAGAGCTTCCACATCTAGATCATCGGCCTCGAACACTTCTATCATGCTGCTCAGAGGCTCGGAAAAAGCCAGGTTGGTAATCGAGCAGATCGTCGGGATGCCCAACTTTTCCCCTAAAATCGCCCCTCCCCACCCGAACAAGGAGTCAAAAATCAGGTAATCAAAAGATTCTCCCTCTGTCTGCCTTAAAATTTCAGGAACATGAGGTTCAATAATGCCTCGTACAATAAATTCGGTGAAGTTAAGCGGGTGCTTATATTCCGTTGGATTAAAACCTAGCTGTCTAAATACGGTTTCATCCATTTGATAGGCTCGGAATTGCGCCCCGGTCCGGGCAAGCCTGGACCGATATTGTTCCGAGCACATATAGACGACTTCTTCCCCATTGTCGACCAGTTGCTTCACTAATCCTATCGTAGGATTAACGTGACCTTCTGCTGGAATTGTTACATATAATACACGCGCCACTTACTCCACCTCCAAAATTATACTAAAATAGGATATTACTCCATTTTCATTATAAAGGAGGCCGCTCGCGGGGTCAAACAACGCTTGACCCTGCCATCCCTGCGCCAGGGAACCGTTCGGTTATTGGAAAGTACTCTTTGTTTCCATCGGAGCGAAGGGGATATTAGCCAGGAGTACCTTCAAGGGCACTCACTCGGCAGAAACAATGAAGCTTCCTCAGAAAGCCTGTCCCCCTCCCGCCATAAGCGAAAAAAGGAATAGAAGCCCCGGGAATCTCTTTCATTCGTTCCCCGGGACGATTCTATTCCTTCTTGTGTCGTCCATGATCTGATAAACTGCCGGTTCGGTGCGCTCAACGCGCTTATCCGCGCGGAGGCTGCGGCCTCGTGCGGCGCGTCGCGATCGCTTCATGCGGATCATCCGGCCAATAGTGCTTCGGGTAGCGGCCTTTCAGATCTTTTTTGACCTCGAAATAGGCGTTCTGCCAGAAGCTCGCCAAGTCCTGCGTGACCTGCACCGGACGCTGGGCCGGCGAGAGCAGGTGCAGCGTCAGCGGCACCGCGCCCTTCGCGATTCGGGGCGTCTCCTTCCAGCCGAACACTTCCTGCAGCCGCACGGCGAGCACCGGCCGATCCGGATCGGTGTAATCGATCGCGATTCGCGATCCGCTCGGCACCGTCATATGGGTCGGCGCTTCCCGCTCAATCTGCTGCCGCTTCTCCCACGGCAGCAGCGCTTCGAGCGCCGCCGCGAGGTTGAGGCTCTGCAGGTCCGCCCGGCTTCGCATCCCGTAGACATGCGGACCGAGCCACTCCTCCAGCGTCGCGAGGAGGGCTTCCTCCCCGGCATCGGGCCAATCCGGCTGATGCCGGTGCATGAACTGAAGGCGCGTCTGCCATTGCCGCGCCTGCTTGGTCCACGGCAGCAGGGCGAGCCCTTCCCGGGCGATGCCCTGCAGCAGCGCGCGCTGCACCGCCTCCGCATCGGGGGCGGGGTGCGGCGCGTCGGCCAGCGTGAGCGCGCCCAGCCGAACGCGCTCGCGCGCGCGGACCGCTTGGGCCGCCGCGTCCCAGGCGACCTGCGTCTCCCGCACGAGCTGCTCGGCGAAGTGCCGCTCCAGCAGGGCGCGATCCAAGGCCGCCGCCAGCAGGATGCGGCTGTCCGCGCCGGTGTCGTCGAGCTGCAGGGCGACGAGGTAGGGCTCGCGCGCCAGCGGGGCGCTGCGGGCCGCGGCGGGAGCGAAGGCCGCCCCGCGCCCGTTCGCGAGCAGGTAGCGGCCGTCCGCCCGGCGCTCCGCGATGCGGTCCGGGTACGCGAACGCGGCCAGCAGGCCTGCCTCGGCGGCGGATGGCGGCGGCGCTTCCGCGGGGGCGCCGAACGCCCGGCGGTAGCGCTGCGCCTGCTCGCGCACCTGGCGGACGGCGCCCTCGTCCAGCCGGCCGCCGGCCGCAGCCGCCGCCTGCGGAGCGCGGCGGGCCGCGAGCGCCTCCAGGCGCAAGGACAGATCCGGGCTAAGCGGCGTCTCCGCCGCGCCCGGGTCCTTGCGGAAGAGGTCGCGCTCGCCAAGCAGCGCCGCCAGATCGCAGGCGGCGGCGCCGAGGCCGAGCGGCTCCGCCCGCGCGATCATATGCGCGAGCCGCGGGTGCAGGCCGCTCCCGGCCAGCTCGCGCCCATGCGCCGTCAAAGCCCCGGCCGGCGTCAAGACGCCGAGCCGTTGAAGCAGATCGGCGCCTTGGGCCAGAGCGGCCGCGGGCGGCGGGGTCAGCCACCGCAGGTCGGATGCGGCGGTGCCCCAGACCGCGAGCTCCAGCACGAGCGGGGCCAGATCCGCATCCAGAATTTCCGGCGTATTCTGCGCCGGAAGCTGGGCGTGGCGCGCTTCCGGCCAGAGCCGGTAGCAGACGCCGGGGCCGAGACGGCCGGCCCGGCCGCGCCGCTGATCGGCGGACGCGCGGGAGACGGGCACCGTCTCCAGACGCGTCATCCCGGTGCGCGGCGAGAAGCGCGGGACGCGCATAAGGCCGCTGTCGACGACGATGCGGACGCCTTCCACCGTCAAGCTCGTC includes these proteins:
- a CDS encoding macrolide family glycosyltransferase is translated as MARVLYVTIPAEGHVNPTIGLVKQLVDNGEEVVYMCSEQYRSRLARTGAQFRAYQMDETVFRQLGFNPTEYKHPLNFTEFIVRGIIEPHVPEILRQTEGESFDYLIFDSLFGWGGAILGEKLGIPTICSITNLAFSEPLSSMIEVFEADDLDVEALYARVEKAAQSVARACNVAVPAIEDITRQYGQFKIVFTSRDFQPESDKLDDSYIFTGPSITPRPDAPSFPFEQLRSQYDKVVYISMGSILTKDVELYKLFFEACEDIPAQFVLSCGKDTDLDSLGDRIPHHFIIEPYVPQLEVLQQADAFITHAGMNSASEGLYYDVPLVMIPLSSDQPIVAKRVEELGAGICLKKSELTPEALKSALLQVLNESSYREHAKRVGDSLRSAGGYTEAAKRIMSLFSKV
- the hrpB gene encoding ATP-dependent helicase HrpB; amino-acid sequence: MVEQQKLLPIENALPALKEALHDGRGAVLVAEPGAGKTTRVPLALLDEPWLRGQRIVMLEPRRLAARSAARYMARARGEKPGQTVGYRVRLDTKVSAATRVEVITEGVLTRMLQDDPALEGVGLLIFDEFHERHLDADLGLALALESQALLRGDLRILVMSATLEAEPVANLLGGVPVIHSPGRTYPVDTHYAPQPESVPLERAVARTIASALQRHDGDLMAFLPGAGEIRRTEEALHAELRSQGMDGRVRIAPLFGQLSAEAQDAAIAPGTDGGRKVVLATALAETSLTVEGVRIVVDSGLMRVPRFSPRTGMTRLETVPVSRASADQRRGRAGRLGPGVCYRLWPEARHAQLPAQNTPEILDADLAPLVLELAVWGTAASDLRWLTPPPAAALAQGADLLQRLGVLTPAGALTAHGRELAGSGLHPRLAHMIARAEPLGLGAAACDLAALLGERDLFRKDPGAAETPLSPDLSLRLEALAARRAPQAAAAAGGRLDEGAVRQVREQAQRYRRAFGAPAEAPPPSAAEAGLLAAFAYPDRIAERRADGRYLLANGRGAAFAPAAARSAPLAREPYLVALQLDDTGADSRILLAAALDRALLERHFAEQLVRETQVAWDAAAQAVRARERVRLGALTLADAPHPAPDAEAVQRALLQGIAREGLALLPWTKQARQWQTRLQFMHRHQPDWPDAGEEALLATLEEWLGPHVYGMRSRADLQSLNLAAALEALLPWEKRQQIEREAPTHMTVPSGSRIAIDYTDPDRPVLAVRLQEVFGWKETPRIAKGAVPLTLHLLSPAQRPVQVTQDLASFWQNAYFEVKKDLKGRYPKHYWPDDPHEAIATRRTRPQPPRG